From Streptomyces sp. NBC_00683, one genomic window encodes:
- a CDS encoding SUKH-3 domain-containing protein: protein MPVLSTVEEVDGWLTRGGWYPGRDVGEEASTEAIAVVVERYWAYGVEIEPPAPARAFIREHAFLRAVIDTAPENFAIFTPHIVFKGDAEETSELAGDLGVQLFPVGYDTYDGSTILMDENGRFFFSHHTGAYYLGREKYEAMMSLMGSEMEDAEDYFV, encoded by the coding sequence GTGCCGGTTCTTTCCACAGTTGAAGAAGTAGATGGGTGGCTGACGAGAGGCGGGTGGTACCCGGGACGCGATGTCGGGGAGGAGGCGTCAACCGAGGCGATCGCGGTCGTAGTTGAGCGGTATTGGGCCTACGGTGTGGAAATCGAGCCCCCCGCGCCCGCCCGCGCATTCATTCGGGAGCACGCGTTCCTCCGGGCTGTCATCGACACAGCACCGGAAAACTTCGCGATTTTCACGCCGCATATTGTATTCAAGGGGGATGCCGAGGAGACCTCTGAACTCGCCGGAGACCTCGGTGTACAGCTTTTCCCGGTGGGATACGACACCTATGACGGTTCCACCATTCTCATGGATGAGAATGGACGCTTCTTCTTTTCTCATCATACGGGGGCGTATTACCTCGGTCGTGAAAAATACGAGGCGATGATGAGCCTGATGGGCAGTGAGATGGAAGACGCCGAGGACTACTTTGTCTGA
- a CDS encoding glycoside hydrolase family 43 protein, with translation MTFFDNPVIPGFSPDPSICRAGDDYYVATSSFEYVPGVPLWHSRDLVHWRLIGHALDRPSQLDLPDTAPSSTGVYAPTIRYHDGLFWLITTVVAGGGNILVTAQDPAGPWSDPVPVGIPGIDPDLAWDEEGNCWCVFSSEGIRGVRIDPKTGDLLSEPVAMWSGSGLQYPEGPHLYRIGDWWYLLLSEGGTERGHALSVARSRTVQGPFEPHPANPVLSHRSTGHPVQNTGHGDLVQAQDGTWWMVLLGTRPRGDTPMYHGLGRETFLVPVRWEDEWPLPGPLELHAAAPALPPQPWQHEPERDDFDSTALAPSWVTLRRHDPAAVRLDERPGHLVLHARADGLDKPGALFVGRRQRDPDCSARTLVGVDEGGRAGLTVRMDEAHHYQVETGEGTVRAVARIGPLRQTVAERSLPPGPVTLRIDVTTTDVLPPTVTVRPTDPEAAVPPGLRVGGPDTLRLGYETADGDFEILAELDGRYLTTEVAGGFTGRVIGMYATRGSAAFDWFELRPA, from the coding sequence ATGACGTTCTTCGACAATCCCGTGATCCCCGGCTTCAGCCCGGACCCGAGCATCTGCCGGGCTGGCGACGACTACTACGTGGCGACGTCCAGCTTCGAGTACGTACCCGGCGTGCCGCTGTGGCACAGCCGCGACCTGGTGCACTGGAGGCTGATCGGGCACGCGCTGGACCGGCCCTCGCAGCTGGACCTGCCCGACACCGCCCCGTCCTCGACCGGCGTGTACGCGCCCACGATCCGCTACCACGACGGCCTGTTCTGGTTGATCACGACCGTGGTGGCCGGCGGCGGCAACATCCTGGTGACCGCACAGGACCCCGCGGGGCCGTGGTCGGACCCGGTCCCGGTCGGCATACCTGGCATCGACCCCGACCTGGCCTGGGACGAGGAGGGAAACTGCTGGTGCGTGTTCTCCTCGGAGGGGATCCGCGGGGTACGCATCGACCCGAAGACCGGCGACCTGCTGAGCGAACCGGTGGCGATGTGGTCGGGAAGCGGGCTGCAGTATCCCGAGGGGCCGCACCTGTACCGGATCGGCGACTGGTGGTACCTGCTGCTGTCCGAAGGCGGCACGGAACGCGGTCACGCACTGTCGGTGGCCCGGTCCCGGACGGTGCAGGGGCCGTTCGAGCCGCACCCCGCCAACCCCGTGCTGTCCCACCGCAGTACCGGCCACCCGGTGCAGAACACCGGCCACGGCGACCTGGTGCAGGCGCAGGACGGCACCTGGTGGATGGTGCTGCTGGGTACCCGGCCGCGCGGTGACACACCGATGTACCACGGACTGGGCCGGGAGACGTTCCTGGTCCCGGTGCGCTGGGAGGACGAATGGCCGCTGCCGGGGCCGCTGGAACTGCACGCGGCCGCTCCGGCGCTGCCGCCGCAGCCCTGGCAGCACGAGCCGGAGCGGGACGACTTCGACTCCACCGCGCTCGCCCCTTCCTGGGTGACGCTCCGGCGGCACGACCCGGCGGCTGTCCGCCTCGACGAGCGGCCCGGCCACCTCGTTCTGCACGCCCGCGCGGACGGCCTCGACAAGCCCGGCGCCCTCTTCGTGGGACGGCGCCAGCGCGATCCCGACTGCAGCGCGCGCACCCTGGTCGGTGTCGACGAAGGCGGCCGTGCCGGGCTCACGGTACGCATGGACGAGGCTCACCACTACCAGGTGGAGACCGGCGAGGGCACGGTCCGCGCCGTGGCCAGGATCGGCCCGCTGCGCCAGACCGTCGCCGAACGGAGCCTGCCGCCGGGCCCCGTGACCCTGCGGATCGACGTCACCACCACCGACGTCCTGCCGCCCACCGTCACCGTTCGCCCCACGGATCCGGAAGCCGCGGTCCCGCCCGGCCTGCGCGTCGGCGGCCCCGACACGCTCCGCCTGGGGTACGAGACGGCCGACGGCGACTTCGAGATCCTGGCCGAGCTCGACGG